The stretch of DNA AGCAGCTGTCGATCCCGGGAACCGACTACTGGGACGTCTGGACGGCGACGGCGACGACCGTCTCGCTCGAGGCCGGAGACACCGACCTCTCCATCGCGCTGACCGACGCGGACACCGGCGGCTTCAACCTCGATGCGATCGCCGTCACGGCGCCCGGCGAGTCGATGCCGGAACCCGAGGAGCCGCCGATCACCGGCCCGACGGTTCCCGCGTTCCAGTTCATCGAGGACGTCCCGGCTGCGGGCTGGGACGACACGCGCGTCCTGGACGCATCGATCGGTGAGTACATGATCACCGCCCGGCAGAAAGACGAGGAGTGGTACGTCGGCGCGATGACCGACGAGAACGGCCGTGCGCTCGAGATCCCGCTCGACTTCCTCGAGTCCGGTCACGGCTGGTGGGACGACGACTGCGGTTGGTGGGATGACGGAGACCACGACTGGGGAGACGATGACGACGACCACGGCTGGGGCCGAGGTCAGCGAGAAGGAAACGGCGACGGTCACCGGAAGGGACGCGGTCGCGGCCACGAAAAGGGGCGCGGCAAAGGCCACGCCAAAGGAAACGGCCGAGGCCACGAGAAAAAACGCGGACAGGGGCGAGACCGTGGACCGAGCCACACGGACGACAAGTACGTCGCGGAGATCTACTCCGACGGTATCGACGCCGACTACGACGAGAACCTCGAGGACGTCCGCATCGACGAGGCCATCGTCGACGCCGACACGACCCTGCTGGCGTCGACGGTCGGTTCCGGCGGCACCGCCGTTCGGCTCCGTCCGGCGACGCGGGAGGACAGAGCGGAGCTCCCCCGGTACGAGCGACCCGACCAGGAGATCGACGTGTCGATCGACGCGGAGACGTTCGTCCGAGAGCCGTTCATCGCGGCGACCGGGTCGAACGACGGCGACTACATCGGCGGGACGAACGTGGAACTCGTGGTCGACGGCGAGGTCACCGCCGTCGAAAACGTCCGGTTCGCGCCGGGGGCGACCGACGAGTCGTTCGCGTTCGGATCGACGATCGACGCCGCGGGCACCTACGACGTGACCGTCCGGACGCCCGAGGGGGAGTCCCTGGCCAGCCGGACGGTGCGGGTCACGCCGCCGAAGACCGTCGCGTCGTTCGACGACCCGAGCGGCGACGACGATGGCCCCGGCGAGTACACGTATCCGACCGCCGACGCGTTCGCGGACGGCGTCTTCGACCTCCACTCCTTCGAGGTGACGCGGACCTCGAGCACCGTCCGGTTCTCGTTCGACGTCGAAACCCTGAACAACCCGTGGGGAAGCGACCGCGGCTTCTCGCCGCAGATGTTCGTGCTGTGGCTCCGCGATCCGAACGCGGACGGCGGCACGACGTCCGAAGTCGGCGATATCGGCCTGGCCGCCGACTTCGGGTCGGCGTGGCACTACCGCCTCGAGGTGAGCGGGTTCACGAAGAGCGCGGTCGACGCGAGCGGGAACCCGCTGACCGACGACGACGGATCCGAGATTGCCGTTCGGGACGACGTGGACCACGACGCGAACGCCGTATCACTCTCGGTCGATCGGGCGGCGTTCGGCGAGACGCCGCTCTCGGACCTGGAAGTCGTCGCGATGGTCCAGTCCGAGGATCGGGGCACGCTCCGTCCCGTCGCCGAGGACGCGGCCGACTACGTGTTCGGCGGTGCCACCCCCGGTGCGGCCGAGAACGCGCCGCGCGTGATGGACCTGGTGACGCCCGCGGGCGTCAGCCGGACGGAGGCGCTGACCTACTCGGCCGACGAACGAGCGACGCTGCCGTTCGTCCCGCTGAGCGACGGCTGAGTGGAACGCAATCGCGCGAACGAAGCGGGGAACCGGGAAACCGAACGAACACGAACTGAGGGCGGCCGTCGACCTGCGGCGGGTGACGGCCACCGCTGTTCGATGCCGGCGGCGACGCCGGTATCACGACGACCGCGCGTCGAGAATCGGTCGGACTCGAGGAGTCGGAGCCGCCGGACTAATCGGCACCGTGACGCGGCGTGTAGCCGCAGTCGTCGCAGGCGAACGACTCGTGGCGGGCGGACAGCGGGCCCGCACATTTGGGACACAGGTATTCGGACTCGAGTGAATTTTGACTGAGTGTCATGTGTGATACGAGGGGCTGAGAGCGAATAAGATCACGTATTACGCGAGTAGAAGTACGGATTCTGGCTACAATCAGTTCGGCTGTCACGACCGGAGCGACGGCCGAGTACGGCGTTCGGATCGACACCCGACCCGTGAGCGGTCCGTCAGAACTGGTAGCGCCGCTCGTCGTCCATCGTCGGGTACTGGTCCGCGCCGGTCATCTCCTCGAAGGTCATGCCGGAGAGGTACTCGTCGTACGTGACGTCGTAGGCCGTTCGGAGCTGGAAGTCGAGTTTGCCGGTGTCGACGGTGGACTGGAAGAGCATGTGAATCGCCCGCCGGACGAGTTCGTCCGTCTCCTCGGGCTCGAGGGCGGTCTCGAGCAGGGCGAGCTCGTTTCTGGTCTCGCGGTCGAGCGAGAGCGCAAGCTCGTCACCGAAGTCGGCGTACGATTCCGTCACGTCCTCGTTGAGATCGTCGAGGCTCATACGAGAGGGGACTCGAGGGGATCGGATAGACCTTTCGTGGTGGTCTCGTCGGTGTCGACCGACCCGGACTCGGTCGTCGGTCGGGACCGCCACCAGTAAGGGGTCGTAGCCGCTACCGGGACCGATGAGTGATGCAGCGGAACCGGCCGACGAGTGGACCCCGCCGGACGATCGAGCGGCCGTTCGCGAGGCGCTGATCGCGTGGTACGAGGACGACCACCGCGAGTTCCCGTGGCGACGGACCGACGACCCCTACGCGATCCTCGTCAGCGAAGTGATGAGCCAACAGACCCAGCTCGACCGGGTCGTCGAGGCCTGGGAGGCGTTCCTCGAGCGGTGGCCGACGACCGCCGCGCTAGCCGACGCCGACCGCGCCGACGTCGTGGGGTTCTGGACGGACCACAGCCTGGGATACAACAACCGGGCAAAGTACCTCCACGAGGCTGCCGGTCAGATCGAAGACGACTACGACGGGGAGTTCCCCCACACTCCCGACGAACTGCAGGAACTCATGGGCGTCGGCCCGTACACGGCCAACGCGGTCGCCAGTTTCGCGTTCAACAACGGCGACGCAGTCGTCGACACGAACGTCAAGCGTGTGCTCTACCGCGCCTTCGACGTGCCGGACGACGACGCGGCCTTCGAAGCGGCCGCGCGCAAGCTCATGCCCGATGGTCGCTCTCGAGTCTGGAACAACGCGATCATGGAACTGGGCGGCGTCGCCTGCGAGCAGACCCCGAGTTGCGACGAGGCGGGCTGTCCGTGGCGCGAGTGGTGCGGCGCGTACGCCAGCGGCGACTTCACCGCACCCGACGTGCCGACCCAACCGAGCTTCGAGGGGAGCCGCCGGCAGTTCCGCGGTCGCGTGATCGGCACGCTCCGCGAGTACGACGAACTCGACCTCGACGCGCTCGGCCACCGCATCCGCGTCGACTACGCGCCCGACGGCGAGTACGGTCGCGAGTGGCTCGAGGGACTGCTGACCGACCTCGAGTCGGACGGGCTGGTCGAACTCGAACGCGGCGACGGCGACGAACCCGTTGCACGGCTCCAGCGGTGAACCGCCGTCCACGACTCACTCGCTTGCGTTCGCTCGTGGAGGGAGCGACGTTCTGCGTCCACGACGCGCGGTACGAATACGATCGCGGGCTCCGTAGGCAGCGCAGTCTCCACGGGCATGTCGTCGGAGGGAACCACGCCGAGTTCGGACGGGCCGCGAGAAAGAACGTTCCACGTCGCGTTCGCGTTTCTGCCGCTTCGAGTCCACAGGACGGCCACGCGCGTTCGCCTACAGTGGCGTGTCCGTTTCGACGCGACACGTGGCACGCGGTTCGGTCATCCCCCCGCGTTCCCTGTCACCGACGACTGCGAATCGATCGAACCGTCGACGACCACATCGACGAAAACGACGCGCGGTGACGAACACCGTACATTCCCTGTCGGCCAATTTTCAATTCGTGGCCTATCGAAACGGCGACGCGACCGCACTTGTACCTGCCCGGGAGTTGCACAGTTTGAGAACGGTCAGGTCGAGGTAGTTCCGTCGTCTCTCGGCCGAGACACAAACTACAACACACTGATAATTGTGGGTAAAGAAAGGTGGGGCGTAAAATGGAAGTGGCTAGAACGGCCGTGGAGAGCCCCTCACGAGGCGACACGTTAGCAGTACCGACCCTCTGGCAGAAGTGACAGTCATCGGAATTGGGTGGCGGGAAAGGCTACCGGAAACCAAACCCGTCTATACGTCTCTGTGGTGGGCTTCGATGATGACCACAGTCGTCGAACTCGCGATCCCGGCTGATCGACTCGGATTCGCTCGCACGTTCGATCGAGAGTCGACGTTCGAGTTTCAGGTCGGCGGAATGATCGGCGGATCGCCACCGCTCGTCTGGACGAGCGGTCCGGACCGCGACGGCGTCCGGCGAGCGCTCGAGTCGGATCCGTCGGTCGAAGTGCTCGCGAGCGTGGCCGACGACGGAGAGCGA from Natrinema salaciae encodes:
- a CDS encoding HhH-GPD family protein, with translation MSDAAEPADEWTPPDDRAAVREALIAWYEDDHREFPWRRTDDPYAILVSEVMSQQTQLDRVVEAWEAFLERWPTTAALADADRADVVGFWTDHSLGYNNRAKYLHEAAGQIEDDYDGEFPHTPDELQELMGVGPYTANAVASFAFNNGDAVVDTNVKRVLYRAFDVPDDDAAFEAAARKLMPDGRSRVWNNAIMELGGVACEQTPSCDEAGCPWREWCGAYASGDFTAPDVPTQPSFEGSRRQFRGRVIGTLREYDELDLDALGHRIRVDYAPDGEYGREWLEGLLTDLESDGLVELERGDGDEPVARLQR